The Opitutales bacterium ASA1 genome window below encodes:
- a CDS encoding alpha-D-ribose 1-methylphosphonate 5-triphosphate diphosphatase, translated as MMPPRLVCNGTVVCPDRIIEDGGVLIEGGRIAAVGTASSMLDAFPGECEVVDAGGGYILPGLVDLHTDTLEKEITPRPAADFPIGIAVQELDRKLVACGITTVYHSLHFGYQEAEWSSRSRYARREVVEGLLAMARGHTLARTRLHARFEVVGHGPEAKGLVCALLEEGAIDLLSFMDHTPGQGQYTRERFISQRRRDGMSEEQAAAELARRQDRPRLSLDEMKEVADAALAMGVRVASHDDDTPEKVRIMHALGVSISEFPINLEAARVARELGLHVLGGSSNVLRGGSLTGNLCVTEAVRAGVVDGLCSDYYPPSMLHAVFKLWSTGVLSLEKAVAAATIIPADAAGIARETGSLETGKDADLIVVCVRDGLPAVVETIVRGERVHCAGRERVKTLAGTRQRSAP; from the coding sequence ATGATGCCTCCTCGACTCGTCTGCAACGGAACCGTGGTCTGTCCGGACCGAATCATCGAGGACGGTGGCGTGTTGATCGAAGGGGGGCGTATCGCCGCGGTGGGTACGGCCTCGTCGATGCTCGACGCGTTCCCCGGCGAATGCGAGGTCGTCGATGCCGGGGGTGGTTACATCCTACCGGGACTGGTCGACCTCCACACGGACACTTTGGAGAAGGAAATCACGCCGAGGCCGGCCGCCGACTTTCCCATCGGAATCGCAGTGCAGGAACTCGACCGCAAACTCGTGGCGTGCGGAATCACCACGGTGTATCACTCGTTGCACTTCGGATATCAGGAGGCCGAGTGGAGCAGCAGGTCGCGTTACGCGCGTAGAGAAGTCGTAGAGGGTCTGCTCGCGATGGCGCGTGGACACACGCTGGCGCGCACGCGTCTGCACGCGCGCTTCGAGGTCGTGGGCCATGGACCGGAGGCGAAGGGCCTTGTTTGCGCTCTTCTCGAGGAGGGGGCGATCGATCTGCTCTCGTTCATGGACCACACGCCGGGCCAGGGACAATACACCCGTGAGCGCTTCATCTCGCAGCGCCGCCGCGACGGCATGTCGGAAGAGCAGGCAGCGGCGGAACTGGCGCGAAGGCAGGATCGGCCGAGGCTCTCGCTCGACGAGATGAAGGAGGTCGCGGACGCGGCGCTAGCGATGGGTGTGCGAGTGGCGTCTCACGACGACGACACGCCGGAGAAGGTGCGGATCATGCATGCGCTCGGTGTTTCCATCAGCGAGTTTCCAATCAACCTCGAGGCTGCGCGGGTCGCGCGAGAACTCGGCCTGCACGTGCTCGGCGGGTCGTCCAACGTGTTGCGTGGCGGCTCCTTGACGGGTAACCTGTGCGTCACCGAAGCCGTTCGTGCCGGTGTCGTCGACGGCCTGTGCTCGGATTACTACCCGCCCTCGATGCTGCACGCTGTATTCAAGCTCTGGAGCACAGGTGTGCTCTCCTTGGAGAAGGCGGTGGCGGCTGCCACGATAATCCCTGCCGATGCCGCGGGTATTGCGCGCGAGACCGGGAGCCTCGAGACCGGTAAGGACGCGGACCTGATCGTCGTGTGCGTGCGCGACGGTCTGCCCGCCGTGGTCGAGACGATCGTGCGGGGCGAGCGCGTGCATTGCGCCGGACGCGAGCGCGTGAAGACGCTTGCCGGCACCCGACAGCGCAGTGCGCCATAG
- the phnN gene encoding phosphonate metabolism protein/1,5-bisphosphokinase (PRPP-forming) PhnN, producing the protein MSGQLFYVVGPSGAGKDSLLDYARRHLPVDAPVVFAHRYITRPAAAGGENHVAVSPEEFARMLTRGLFALSWESHGHRYGLGVEIDQWLAHGLNVVMNGSRAHLAVADARYGDRLQVVSVEVAPSVLRARLTARGRESAAEIRDRITRASAFTVEHPRVLRLANNGPLSEAGGRLVDALCATVPLGA; encoded by the coding sequence ATGTCAGGACAACTCTTCTACGTCGTCGGTCCGTCGGGCGCCGGCAAGGACTCGCTGCTCGACTACGCACGTCGCCATCTGCCTGTGGACGCGCCCGTCGTCTTCGCACATCGCTACATCACGCGTCCCGCCGCCGCCGGCGGCGAGAACCATGTGGCCGTCTCGCCGGAGGAATTCGCCCGCATGCTCACCAGAGGTCTCTTCGCGCTCTCGTGGGAGAGTCATGGACACCGTTACGGACTCGGGGTCGAGATCGACCAGTGGCTCGCCCATGGATTGAATGTCGTGATGAACGGGAGCCGCGCGCATCTCGCCGTCGCCGATGCCCGTTACGGCGACCGACTCCAAGTGGTCTCGGTCGAAGTCGCCCCTTCCGTCCTTCGCGCTCGACTCACGGCCCGAGGACGGGAATCCGCCGCCGAGATCAGAGACCGCATCACCCGGGCCTCCGCCTTCACGGTGGAGCACCCGCGTGTCTTGCGACTGGCCAACAACGGACCGCTGTCCGAGGCGGGTGGGCGACTCGTGGACGCATTGTGCGCCACAGTGCCGCTCGGCGCTTGA
- a CDS encoding sugar phosphate isomerase/epimerase, producing MLAYVNDELPVLGAALKLSTLRRRVVWIIENQRDLELQDPCLPEVLEGDWKVQAREICTMLDGHRGRRGVHAPYDGVHVATPHSSLAVAVRDTLLRALEFAAAVGGTHLVLHSPFLFFGTAQGAHSAAEVSAAIERTHRNLAAVLEAAAAQQTALVFENIFDLRPDPIDALVRSFDSPWVRRSLDAGHANLMRTRGGPPADRWVESSGDLLAHVHLADNDGESDRHWAAGEGTINWRSFFFALDQVKPRPRLILEMSPERQDASVRWLSERGLAR from the coding sequence ATGCTGGCGTATGTGAACGACGAACTTCCGGTTTTGGGTGCGGCTCTGAAACTTTCCACTTTGCGGCGGCGCGTGGTCTGGATCATCGAGAATCAACGCGATCTCGAGTTGCAGGATCCCTGCCTGCCCGAAGTGCTCGAGGGCGACTGGAAGGTGCAGGCCCGCGAGATCTGCACGATGCTCGACGGTCATCGCGGGCGTCGCGGAGTGCATGCGCCCTACGATGGCGTGCACGTGGCGACGCCGCACTCGAGTCTCGCGGTCGCCGTGCGCGACACGCTGTTGCGCGCGCTCGAGTTCGCCGCTGCGGTGGGCGGCACACACCTCGTGCTGCACAGCCCTTTTCTCTTCTTCGGTACTGCACAAGGAGCGCACTCGGCGGCGGAAGTCTCCGCGGCGATCGAGCGCACGCACCGCAATTTGGCGGCCGTGCTGGAGGCGGCGGCCGCTCAACAGACCGCGCTCGTGTTCGAGAACATCTTCGACTTGCGGCCGGATCCGATCGATGCGCTCGTGCGGTCTTTCGATTCACCTTGGGTGCGACGAAGCCTCGATGCCGGGCACGCGAATCTCATGCGCACGCGCGGCGGTCCGCCCGCGGATCGTTGGGTGGAGTCGTCGGGCGATTTGCTCGCGCATGTCCACCTCGCCGACAACGACGGCGAGTCGGATCGGCACTGGGCGGCGGGCGAAGGCACGATCAACTGGCGCTCCTTCTTCTTCGCGCTCGACCAAGTGAAGCCGCGTCCGCGGCTCATCCTCGAGATGTCACCGGAGAGGCAGGACGCATCGGTGCGTTGGCTTAGCGAGCGCGGTCTCGCGCGCTGA
- a CDS encoding MFS transporter translates to MFSALRHPNFRSFLAAHACAMSGHWVQQVALGWLVFRLTDSALYLGLVGTCALLPNLLLTPFVGVFAETADRRRILLATQSAAFAHALLLAVAVVTEQVGVALLLALALAQGAIQGFDWTNRQSLLAQLVDDRADLPNAIALNSTSFNVSRILGPALAGALLMAWGEAACFVAAALLEAVAFMFTKRLRLARRVSSTPARAPMFAELGAGARYAWRERAIRRPLLLVALAGATIVPYVNLLPVFATRVFGGGPDLLGALNAAPAIGAVIGGLLLASQRGASGLERRIFIAGLVTAAAAAGFALAPNLVVALPVLALLGGAQLTWMASMNTRLQTVVHDSMRARVMSFFNMAFLAALPFGQLIYGAAADHVGVAVVMTSGAGVCLAGHLWLHFRVQPKAQSPRVEVSNEQCALGN, encoded by the coding sequence GTGTTCAGCGCGCTTCGCCATCCCAATTTCCGCAGCTTCCTCGCCGCGCACGCCTGTGCGATGAGTGGGCACTGGGTGCAACAGGTCGCGCTCGGCTGGCTCGTGTTTCGCCTCACCGACTCCGCGCTCTACCTCGGACTCGTAGGCACGTGCGCGCTGCTTCCGAATCTCCTGCTCACGCCTTTCGTCGGCGTGTTCGCGGAGACCGCCGATCGCCGCCGCATCCTGCTCGCGACACAGTCTGCGGCTTTCGCGCACGCGTTGCTGCTGGCCGTCGCGGTCGTGACGGAGCAGGTGGGCGTGGCGTTGCTCCTCGCCCTCGCACTCGCGCAGGGCGCGATCCAAGGCTTCGACTGGACGAACCGCCAGAGCCTGCTGGCCCAGTTGGTCGACGACCGCGCCGATCTCCCCAACGCGATCGCGCTCAACTCCACGTCGTTCAACGTCTCGCGCATCCTCGGGCCGGCGCTCGCAGGAGCGTTGCTCATGGCGTGGGGCGAGGCGGCGTGTTTCGTTGCTGCCGCGTTGCTCGAAGCGGTCGCCTTTATGTTCACGAAACGGTTGCGGTTGGCGCGGCGCGTCTCCTCCACGCCGGCACGCGCGCCGATGTTCGCGGAGCTGGGCGCGGGCGCGCGCTATGCGTGGCGCGAGCGGGCCATCCGTCGACCGCTGCTGCTCGTTGCTCTCGCCGGTGCGACGATCGTGCCTTACGTGAACCTGCTGCCCGTCTTCGCCACGCGCGTGTTCGGCGGCGGCCCCGATCTCCTCGGTGCGCTCAATGCTGCGCCCGCGATCGGTGCGGTGATCGGTGGTCTGCTGCTCGCGTCGCAGCGAGGGGCCTCCGGTCTCGAACGACGCATCTTCATCGCGGGGCTGGTCACGGCTGCGGCTGCTGCAGGCTTTGCGCTCGCGCCGAACCTCGTCGTCGCTTTGCCCGTGCTTGCGCTCCTCGGAGGCGCGCAGCTCACGTGGATGGCGTCGATGAACACGCGACTGCAGACCGTGGTCCACGACTCGATGCGCGCACGGGTGATGAGTTTCTTCAACATGGCCTTCCTCGCGGCACTGCCTTTCGGACAACTGATCTACGGCGCGGCTGCGGATCACGTGGGCGTCGCAGTCGTCATGACTTCGGGTGCCGGGGTTTGCCTCGCGGGCCATCTGTGGTTGCACTTCCGGGTGCAACCGAAAGCCCAGTCTCCGCGTGTGGAGGTTTCGAACGAGCAGTGTGCACTCGGGAACTAA
- a CDS encoding carbon-phosphorus lyase complex subunit PhnI has translation MHEFTNSSLAVEESRRAAEAARTSAERERLLVRSVPCTHRQIAGQLRALVDKAMGEAGLWAPEHAALALKQCEGEAHEAVVVLRAFRQSLKRGYTSETIDTRTMFVERRISSAFREIPGGQILGPTRDYSQRMLESDFARESAAAAAAFLAEFEKDIDPTRLRAPTCFSKVTDLLRAEGLLRPVDEDESREVVDITRSAIRFPAPRSARLQALARAETGSIMALAYAGMRGQGGDHPTIGEVRVGLVAIRVADARGRVRSIGRIRVTESENISKIKVKKKDAVPYLSLGYGLCFGQNETKAICMGMLDRGMRIKGGDFRPATSDEFVLYHTDGADSWGSLRSLALPAYAEFQSELELLREAMARRAASRAQPSAEARV, from the coding sequence ATGCACGAATTCACGAACTCGTCCCTCGCCGTCGAAGAGTCCCGCCGGGCGGCCGAGGCCGCCCGTACTTCCGCGGAGCGGGAGCGTCTGCTCGTCCGATCCGTTCCTTGCACGCACCGTCAGATCGCCGGGCAATTGCGCGCTTTGGTCGACAAGGCGATGGGCGAGGCCGGGCTTTGGGCGCCCGAACACGCCGCGCTAGCGCTCAAGCAATGCGAGGGCGAGGCGCACGAGGCGGTCGTGGTGCTGCGCGCCTTCCGGCAGTCGTTGAAACGTGGATACACTTCGGAGACGATCGACACGCGTACGATGTTCGTGGAGCGCCGGATCTCGTCCGCATTCCGCGAGATCCCAGGCGGGCAGATCCTCGGTCCAACCAGAGACTACTCGCAACGGATGCTCGAGTCGGACTTCGCGCGCGAGAGCGCCGCGGCGGCGGCCGCGTTTCTAGCCGAATTCGAGAAGGACATCGATCCGACGCGGCTGCGCGCGCCCACCTGTTTCAGCAAGGTGACCGATCTGCTCCGCGCGGAGGGTCTGCTCCGACCCGTGGACGAGGACGAGTCCCGCGAAGTCGTCGACATCACGCGCTCGGCGATCCGCTTCCCCGCGCCGCGGTCGGCGCGTCTCCAGGCGCTTGCTCGGGCCGAGACCGGCTCGATCATGGCGCTCGCGTATGCCGGCATGCGCGGACAAGGCGGCGATCACCCGACGATCGGAGAGGTGCGGGTGGGGCTGGTCGCGATCCGCGTGGCGGACGCGCGAGGGCGCGTGCGCTCGATCGGTCGGATTCGCGTCACCGAGTCCGAGAACATTTCCAAGATCAAGGTGAAGAAGAAGGACGCCGTCCCGTACCTGTCTCTTGGATACGGGCTGTGCTTCGGCCAGAACGAGACCAAGGCGATCTGCATGGGTATGCTCGACCGCGGGATGCGGATCAAGGGAGGCGACTTCCGTCCGGCGACGAGCGACGAGTTCGTGCTCTATCACACGGACGGGGCGGATTCGTGGGGTTCGCTGCGCTCGCTCGCGTTGCCGGCCTACGCCGAGTTTCAGAGCGAATTGGAGCTGCTGCGCGAGGCGATGGCCCGCCGGGCGGCCTCACGGGCACAGCCGTCGGCCGAGGCGAGGGTGTAG
- the ppa gene encoding inorganic diphosphatase, with amino-acid sequence MANMRSIRLVLAVLALPAALFAAPSPSDSHECVAVVEIPAGSNVKYETDPATGRIFVDRFLSTAMVYPANYGTIAGTLAGDGDELDVLVLTRVPIHPGASIRVRAIGVLSMIDGGESDEKVLAVPVDAVDATYREIQDIGDVSSAERERIVHFFRTYKDLPAGGKTVEVGEWRGAAEARELVYKAKAARGTAASKAER; translated from the coding sequence TTGGCGAACATGAGATCGATCCGACTCGTCCTCGCCGTCCTCGCCCTTCCGGCCGCACTGTTCGCTGCCCCATCACCATCCGACTCGCACGAGTGCGTCGCGGTCGTCGAGATACCGGCCGGGAGCAACGTGAAGTACGAGACCGATCCGGCGACGGGTCGAATCTTCGTCGACCGTTTCCTTTCCACCGCGATGGTTTATCCCGCAAACTACGGCACGATCGCGGGGACGCTCGCAGGAGACGGCGACGAGCTGGACGTGCTGGTGCTCACGCGGGTGCCGATCCATCCCGGTGCATCGATCCGGGTGCGCGCGATCGGCGTGCTATCCATGATCGACGGAGGCGAGTCCGACGAAAAAGTCCTCGCCGTACCGGTCGACGCGGTGGATGCGACGTATCGAGAAATCCAGGACATCGGCGACGTCTCTTCGGCCGAGCGGGAGCGCATCGTGCACTTTTTCCGCACCTACAAGGACTTGCCGGCAGGCGGAAAGACGGTCGAGGTCGGCGAGTGGCGTGGCGCGGCAGAAGCGCGCGAACTCGTCTACAAAGCGAAGGCAGCTCGTGGGACGGCCGCATCGAAAGCGGAACGCTGA
- a CDS encoding response regulator transcription factor — MKATAPRILVVEDDPDLRELLRWHLVREGFLVSLAEDGFGAVQSFVRDQPSAVLLDVMLPGADGWKVCQQIRALDSRARRTPLIFVTARTTEADLLHGLELGADDFVRKPFRPKEVVARLRAVLRRRPEDDGDSREELSVGPLTVRHDSREVTVDGRPIVLTATEYGILHAFMSAPGRILSREQLIARERPHNEPRAGRAIDVHIRSLRVKLGTRASMIETVRGVGYRMVAPIRDASEAAPFGGQRNA, encoded by the coding sequence ATGAAGGCGACAGCTCCCCGAATTCTCGTGGTCGAGGACGATCCCGACCTGCGCGAGCTACTGCGTTGGCATTTGGTCCGAGAGGGCTTTCTCGTGAGCCTGGCCGAGGACGGTTTCGGTGCCGTGCAGTCGTTCGTGCGCGATCAACCCTCGGCGGTGTTGCTCGACGTCATGCTTCCCGGTGCCGACGGGTGGAAGGTCTGCCAGCAGATCCGCGCTCTCGATTCGCGCGCACGACGGACACCTCTGATCTTCGTCACCGCGCGCACGACCGAAGCGGACCTGCTCCACGGACTCGAACTCGGTGCCGACGACTTCGTGCGCAAACCGTTTCGACCCAAGGAAGTCGTCGCGCGGCTTCGGGCCGTCTTGCGAAGGCGTCCGGAGGACGACGGAGACAGCCGAGAGGAGCTTTCCGTCGGGCCGCTGACCGTCCGGCACGATTCGCGCGAGGTGACCGTCGACGGTCGGCCCATCGTGCTCACGGCGACGGAGTACGGCATTCTCCACGCCTTCATGTCGGCCCCGGGCCGCATCCTCTCTCGAGAACAGTTGATCGCTCGGGAGCGTCCACACAACGAACCTCGAGCAGGGCGTGCGATCGACGTCCACATCCGTTCGCTGCGTGTGAAACTGGGTACGCGCGCGAGCATGATCGAGACCGTCCGTGGTGTCGGTTACCGCATGGTCGCTCCGATCCGGGATGCGTCGGAAGCGGCTCCCTTCGGCGGGCAGCGCAATGCGTAG